A portion of the Oxynema aestuarii AP17 genome contains these proteins:
- a CDS encoding AAA-like domain-containing protein → MKSFEEQLQITEDLVFQKTGEHLNDLQRIILHESWQETKKTYDEIAKECGYSANYIKQGVGPKLWKLLSRAFGEKVTKINVRSAIERYILDSTKVDLEPPSNDDSFVNELGDRDPQDRRKFSRGEFSPIQYQPFELELEWPQNSVPLGSPFYIERVPYESQCDREIEKPGSFIRIKAPRQMGKSSMMNRILARAKQKGYTTGLLHFQQIEATALIDLNRLLRWFCSNLALQLGLKPNLDNFWDEDLGSKMSCTLYLEAYLLNSIKTPFILALEEVNQIIEHPDLAKEFLTLLRFWYERTKTDATWQKLRLIMVHSTEIYIPLDINQSPLNIGLRVELQPFDIQQVSDLIRRHHLDLGTEQISQLMELVAGHPYLIRLSLYHLAKGDLSWRELIENASTDSGIYGEVLHRNLRYLQQNPDLARAFIRVLQTEDPVELEQVDAFKLYSMGLVNLLGNQVTVSCDLYRQYFRDRLLS, encoded by the coding sequence ATGAAATCCTTTGAAGAACAATTGCAAATCACCGAAGATTTAGTTTTCCAGAAAACGGGAGAGCATCTCAATGACTTACAAAGAATAATACTCCATGAATCTTGGCAAGAAACCAAAAAGACTTACGACGAAATTGCTAAAGAATGCGGCTACTCTGCTAATTATATCAAGCAAGGGGTCGGCCCTAAATTATGGAAGCTCCTGTCTAGAGCATTCGGCGAAAAAGTTACAAAGATTAACGTTCGTTCGGCGATCGAACGCTATATTCTCGATTCCACTAAAGTCGATCTAGAACCTCCTTCTAATGACGATAGTTTTGTTAACGAGTTGGGCGATCGCGACCCACAAGATCGCAGAAAATTCAGTCGCGGAGAATTCAGTCCCATTCAATATCAACCTTTTGAACTCGAATTAGAATGGCCTCAAAATAGCGTTCCTCTCGGCTCTCCTTTTTATATCGAACGAGTCCCCTACGAATCTCAGTGCGATCGTGAAATCGAAAAACCAGGCAGTTTTATTCGGATCAAAGCTCCCCGACAAATGGGCAAAAGTTCGATGATGAATCGTATTCTAGCACGAGCGAAACAGAAAGGTTATACCACCGGATTACTCCACTTTCAGCAAATTGAAGCAACAGCTCTTATCGATCTCAATCGCCTATTACGTTGGTTTTGTTCTAATTTAGCATTACAACTCGGCCTTAAACCCAATCTAGATAACTTTTGGGATGAAGATCTCGGCAGTAAAATGAGTTGTACTTTATATCTAGAAGCCTATCTCTTGAATTCCATAAAAACCCCCTTCATTTTAGCTTTAGAAGAAGTCAACCAAATCATCGAACATCCCGATCTTGCCAAAGAATTTCTAACCTTACTTCGATTTTGGTACGAACGGACTAAAACGGATGCGACTTGGCAAAAACTGCGCTTAATTATGGTTCACTCTACCGAAATTTACATTCCTTTAGATATCAATCAATCTCCATTAAATATCGGCTTGCGCGTCGAACTCCAACCCTTTGACATCCAGCAAGTTTCCGATTTAATTCGTCGTCACCACCTCGATCTTGGAACCGAGCAAATTTCTCAATTAATGGAATTAGTTGCCGGACATCCTTATCTCATTCGTTTGAGTCTTTATCATTTAGCAAAAGGCGATCTATCTTGGCGAGAACTGATCGAAAATGCCTCTACAGATTCGGGAATTTACGGAGAAGTTTTACACCGAAATTTACGCTACCTACAACAGAATCCCGATCTCGCTCGTGCCTTTATTCGAGTTCTTCAAACTGAGGATCCGGTCGAGTTAGAACAGGTAGATGCTTTCAAGCTTTACAGTATGGGTTTAGTGAATTTACTGGGCAACCAAGTGACGGTAAGCTGCGATTTATATCGGCAATATTTCCGCGATCGCCTCCTTAGCTAA
- a CDS encoding CHASE2 domain-containing protein: MHYQVGGSLTVDARSYINRKADRDLYSALKKGEFCYILNSRQMGKSSLLVRAKDRLEAEGFVCAALDLTGVGSNNVTAEQWYKGVVSQLWMGFKLLGKVNLKNWWNDRADLPVLQRLSQFVAEVLLVEFPQTRLFVFIDEIDSTMSLPFSVDDFFAFIRFCYNQRAFDRDYDRIAFAIFGVANPADLIRDKNRTPFNIGKAIALNGFTLKEAAPLAGGLQGDRRGEQTQKQLSEILHWSGGQPFLTQKLCQLCLETGARSPIFELVRSRIIEHWQSQDEPQHLRTIANRILYNQELAGRLLGLYQRILAGERIETDDSREQIELLLSGLVENRAGSLTVKNPIYAAVFNTEWVAHQLENLRPYATQFNTWIASKGEDESQLLRGLALQEALAWSANKQLSNLDYRFLSASQDLEKRGVETDLAVERGQREKAQFALEAAREAHEILGRARQWARERTKNVHLGRGWIAAIAVGAAMGTIALRWTGWLQGAEWVLLDRWFQLRPLEAVDPRIAIVSIDEADLEAIGEYPISDAVLARAIAKIAARNPRAIGLDLYRNLPVEPGYTQLAQVYQSTPSLIGIEKVVGERVGPPPILAERGRVGFADQVLDGDGTVRRALLSVRGEDGSVQLSLAVKLALAYLQTEGIEAQGRDRDRIDLGKTTLTAFKPDDGGYVRAKAGGYQILLDFRRTSDRFATFPIADLLADRLPPEALRDRVVLVGATAESINDLFQTPYSSRIAGAPQRMPGVVVHANIVSQLLSGALEGRSMLRVWPETVEWAWIGLWAAIAAGLAWRWPRPIAIPGMAIGVIGAIAAIAAAAFFLGWWIPAIPTAIAALLAASSLPILTAKQRATLELCETVEAIAQIAADREAAGRIAIEYLKQGESQETAAAIERRFAAIAPLQSGGQTCSALLESGQPDPVPRVQANGD, from the coding sequence ATGCACTATCAAGTTGGTGGAAGTCTTACGGTTGACGCTCGAAGTTATATCAATAGAAAAGCCGATCGTGACCTGTATAGTGCCTTAAAAAAGGGGGAATTCTGCTACATTCTCAATTCGAGACAAATGGGAAAATCGTCGTTATTAGTTCGGGCAAAAGATCGTCTCGAAGCAGAAGGATTTGTCTGTGCGGCGTTAGATTTAACCGGAGTGGGGAGCAATAATGTCACGGCAGAGCAATGGTACAAAGGGGTTGTTTCGCAACTGTGGATGGGGTTTAAGTTACTGGGGAAAGTTAATTTAAAAAACTGGTGGAACGATCGCGCCGACTTGCCCGTTTTACAGCGTTTGAGTCAATTTGTAGCGGAAGTGTTATTGGTAGAGTTTCCGCAAACTCGGTTGTTTGTCTTTATCGACGAAATAGACAGCACGATGAGCTTGCCGTTTTCCGTCGATGATTTCTTTGCATTTATTCGATTTTGTTACAATCAACGGGCATTCGATCGCGACTACGATCGGATTGCATTTGCTATTTTCGGTGTTGCGAATCCTGCGGATTTAATCCGCGACAAAAACCGAACGCCTTTTAATATTGGTAAAGCGATCGCCCTCAATGGATTTACCTTAAAGGAAGCGGCACCCCTGGCTGGCGGTTTGCAAGGCGATCGCCGGGGGGAGCAAACCCAAAAACAACTCAGCGAAATTTTACATTGGAGTGGGGGACAACCCTTTTTAACCCAAAAACTTTGTCAGTTATGCCTAGAAACAGGGGCGCGATCGCCGATTTTTGAACTGGTGCGATCGCGCATCATCGAGCATTGGCAATCCCAAGACGAACCGCAACATTTACGAACGATCGCCAACCGAATTCTCTACAACCAAGAACTGGCAGGAAGACTACTCGGACTCTACCAACGCATCCTCGCCGGAGAGCGGATAGAAACGGACGATTCTCGCGAACAAATCGAGTTATTACTCTCGGGGTTAGTCGAAAATCGAGCCGGATCCTTGACTGTCAAAAACCCGATTTACGCTGCCGTATTTAATACCGAATGGGTCGCCCATCAATTAGAAAACTTGCGCCCCTACGCGACTCAATTTAACACCTGGATCGCCTCGAAAGGCGAAGACGAATCGCAATTATTGCGGGGATTGGCATTGCAAGAAGCTCTGGCGTGGTCGGCGAACAAACAACTGAGCAATCTCGACTATCGCTTTCTCAGTGCGAGTCAAGATCTGGAAAAACGGGGGGTCGAAACGGATTTGGCGGTGGAACGAGGGCAACGGGAAAAGGCACAATTTGCCCTGGAAGCGGCCCGGGAAGCTCACGAGATTTTAGGACGGGCGCGCCAATGGGCGCGGGAACGCACGAAAAACGTGCATTTGGGTCGAGGTTGGATCGCCGCGATCGCCGTCGGGGCGGCAATGGGGACGATCGCCCTGCGCTGGACGGGCTGGCTGCAAGGGGCCGAATGGGTGTTGCTCGATCGCTGGTTCCAACTGCGTCCCCTCGAAGCCGTCGATCCGAGAATCGCGATCGTGTCGATCGACGAAGCGGATTTAGAGGCGATCGGCGAATACCCTATCTCTGACGCAGTTTTAGCCCGGGCGATCGCCAAAATTGCGGCTCGAAACCCGAGGGCGATCGGCTTAGATCTCTATCGGAATTTGCCCGTGGAACCGGGATATACACAATTAGCCCAAGTGTATCAAAGTACGCCTTCTTTAATCGGGATCGAAAAAGTGGTCGGCGAACGAGTCGGACCGCCGCCGATTTTGGCCGAACGAGGTCGAGTCGGCTTTGCGGATCAAGTGTTAGACGGGGACGGAACCGTGCGCCGCGCCTTGCTTTCCGTGAGGGGAGAAGACGGATCGGTGCAACTGAGTTTGGCGGTGAAATTAGCCCTGGCGTATTTACAAACGGAAGGGATCGAAGCCCAAGGGCGCGATCGCGATCGCATCGACCTGGGAAAAACGACCCTGACCGCCTTCAAACCGGACGATGGAGGTTATGTGAGAGCCAAAGCGGGGGGCTATCAAATCCTGCTTGATTTTCGCCGAACCTCCGATCGGTTCGCGACCTTTCCGATCGCCGACCTCCTCGCCGATCGCCTGCCCCCAGAGGCATTGCGCGATCGCGTCGTCCTCGTAGGGGCAACGGCAGAAAGTATCAACGACTTATTCCAAACCCCCTACAGCAGCCGAATTGCGGGCGCCCCCCAACGGATGCCCGGGGTCGTGGTTCACGCCAATATCGTCAGCCAACTGCTGAGTGGAGCCTTAGAGGGGCGATCGATGTTGCGCGTCTGGCCCGAGACGGTCGAATGGGCCTGGATTGGCTTGTGGGCGGCGATCGCGGCGGGATTGGCGTGGCGGTGGCCCCGTCCGATCGCGATCCCGGGAATGGCGATCGGGGTTATCGGAGCGATCGCGGCGATCGCGGCGGCAGCCTTTTTCCTCGGCTGGTGGATTCCCGCCATTCCGACGGCGATCGCCGCCCTCCTCGCCGCCAGCTCTTTGCCGATCCTGACCGCAAAACAGCGCGCCACCTTAGAACTGTGTGAGACCGTCGAGGCGATCGCGCAGATTGCCGCCGACCGAGAAGCTGCCGGACGGATCGCGATCGAATATCTCAAACAAGGCGAAAGTCAGGAAACCGCCGCCGCGATCGAGCGCCGCTTTGCTGCGATCGCGCCTTTACAAAGTGGCGGTCAAACCTGCTCGGCGCTGCTAGAATCGGGGCAGCCCGATCCAGTCCCAAGGGTTCAAGCGAACGGAGATTGA